A single Micromonospora luteifusca DNA region contains:
- a CDS encoding pyridoxal phosphate-dependent aminotransferase produces the protein MRPFGTTIFAEMSALATRTGAVNLGQGFPDTDGPPEMLAAAAEALRGGQNQYPPGPGIPVLRAAVAAHQQRFYDLAYDPDSEIVITAGATEAVAASILALCEPGDEVVCFEPYYDSYAASIALAGAVRRPVTLRPAADGRYAFDPAALRAAFGPRTRLALFNSPHNPTGKVFTPAELTLIAELCQEHGAYAVTDEVYEHLVFTDAASPHVPLAALPGMRERTLRISSAGKTFSCTGWKVGWASGPAALVSAVLRVKQFLTYVNAAPLQPAVAVALALPDDYYTGFRDGLQQRRDQLVGGLTDAGFEVLDSEGTYFVTADITALGGRDGVEFCRSLPERCGVVAVPTQVFYDDADAGRRLVRFAFCKRPEVLTDAVTRLRALRPSR, from the coding sequence TCAACCTCGGCCAGGGCTTCCCCGACACCGACGGCCCACCGGAGATGCTGGCCGCCGCCGCCGAGGCGTTGCGCGGCGGGCAGAACCAGTACCCGCCCGGCCCGGGGATTCCCGTCCTGCGCGCGGCGGTCGCGGCGCATCAGCAGCGGTTTTACGATCTGGCGTACGACCCGGACAGCGAGATCGTGATCACCGCGGGCGCGACCGAGGCGGTCGCGGCGAGCATCCTCGCCCTCTGCGAGCCGGGTGACGAGGTGGTCTGCTTCGAGCCGTACTACGACTCGTACGCCGCCTCGATCGCGCTGGCCGGCGCGGTCCGGCGGCCGGTGACCCTGCGTCCTGCGGCGGACGGCCGGTACGCCTTCGACCCGGCGGCGTTGCGTGCGGCGTTCGGCCCACGCACCCGGCTGGCGCTGTTCAACTCACCGCACAACCCGACCGGGAAGGTCTTCACCCCGGCCGAGCTGACGCTGATCGCCGAGCTGTGCCAGGAGCACGGCGCGTACGCGGTCACCGACGAGGTGTACGAACACCTGGTCTTCACGGACGCGGCGAGCCCGCACGTGCCACTGGCGGCCCTGCCGGGGATGCGGGAGCGGACGCTGCGCATCTCGTCGGCGGGCAAGACGTTCTCCTGCACGGGGTGGAAGGTCGGCTGGGCGAGCGGCCCGGCGGCGCTGGTCTCGGCGGTGCTCCGGGTCAAGCAGTTCCTCACCTACGTCAACGCCGCGCCGCTGCAACCGGCGGTGGCCGTGGCGCTGGCCCTGCCGGACGACTACTACACCGGCTTCCGGGACGGTCTCCAGCAGCGGCGTGACCAGCTCGTCGGTGGTCTCACCGACGCCGGGTTCGAGGTGCTCGACTCGGAGGGGACGTACTTCGTCACCGCCGACATCACCGCCCTCGGCGGCCGGGACGGGGTGGAGTTCTGCCGCTCACTGCCGGAGCGCTGTGGCGTGGTGGCGGTGCCCACCCAGGTCTTCTACGACGACGCCGACGCGGGCCGGCGGCTGGTCCGCTTCGCCTTCTGCAAGCGCCCCGAGGTGCTGACCGACGCGGTCACCCGGCTGCGCGCTCTGCGCCCGAGCCGCTGA
- a CDS encoding PadR family transcriptional regulator, which yields MAIQHAVLALLAGGPSHGYQLKGAFEAAVGPQWGPLNIGHLYQILDRLSRDELVVAERQPQPIKPDRVVYEITPDGRAELARWLAEPSPRSGGFRDDFFLKVTAAARSGSTATVRAVLSNQRGHLLRELRNLDGLRRAADDPVVGLLLTAASRHVTADLSFVDDAEAVLLGDGGQLLAGLAASTSDQSSNEAGSAGSPPVSGSGAERAAG from the coding sequence ATGGCGATCCAGCACGCCGTCCTCGCCCTGCTCGCCGGCGGCCCCAGCCACGGCTACCAGCTGAAGGGCGCTTTCGAGGCCGCCGTCGGCCCGCAGTGGGGCCCGCTCAACATCGGCCACCTCTATCAGATCCTCGACCGGCTCTCCCGGGACGAGCTGGTCGTCGCCGAACGACAACCACAGCCGATCAAGCCGGACCGGGTGGTCTACGAGATCACCCCGGACGGCCGCGCCGAGTTGGCCCGGTGGTTGGCCGAGCCGAGCCCGCGCAGCGGTGGATTCCGGGACGACTTCTTCCTCAAGGTCACGGCCGCCGCCCGGTCCGGTTCGACGGCCACCGTGCGTGCGGTGCTCAGCAACCAGCGCGGGCACCTGCTGCGCGAGCTGCGCAACCTGGACGGCCTTCGCCGTGCCGCCGACGACCCCGTGGTCGGGCTGCTGCTCACCGCAGCCAGCCGGCACGTGACGGCGGACCTGTCGTTCGTGGACGATGCCGAGGCGGTGCTGCTCGGTGACGGGGGTCAACTGCTCGCCGGGCTCGCGGCGTCGACCTCGGATCAGTCGTCGAACGAGGCAGGCTCGGCCGGCTCCCCGCCGGTCAGCGGCTCGGGCGCAGAGCGCGCAGCCGGGTGA
- a CDS encoding FtsX-like permease family protein: MFGFIWRQLRGRAGRSVALLVGVLVATTGFVVLTGATTTSHLDVIGTVERNTQVAYEILVRPHGTRAPLEAERGLVRPNYLSGLFGGITTQQYEQVKSVPGIEVAAPIAMLGYSTTLLPTPIDLTDAVDRSLDSQVIRVDPTFHAERGLSSAPGKPRYVYVTKKPLIYPRINGEFDSDATPYSDGRSYPWSDTCGPAIREVQPDGRSLLVCDPQFALLGNPGTYSERDDWSLDAVQLLPDGRFQGPPHVLATDRDGTSAPADHLVMAYDLTVPFLLAAVDPAAEEQLVGLNGAVITGRALRPDDTVTVERRGTADNLSVPVVVTNRPFIDESLSATFTRRAISPAGVEAIDLEKTLSRPGGTPAGSGRYDLTAGHQAMLTEKLSPAGCCGGQLQTVVQSAEVQYERLPDGSLRARPQPPVNPKVYGDKETFNPLPRPWLADDSGSRSVRALPLPTGANAANRFWQATGVFDPSRLTGFSDLGQVPLETYQAPLAQGADDRSRAALGGQPLAPSGNPAGYLSAPPLLLTNLGSLPKLLEGGGPQAEAPISAIRVRVADVGGYSERSAERVRLVAEQIAARTGLDVDITLGSSAAPQTVELPAGSFGRPMLRLTENWSALGVASIITQAVDRKSLVLFVLVLVVCVLFLGNAVSAAVRDRRSELAVLSCLGWPVRRIAALILGEVALLGLVAGLLSLILAVPLGIALGIDVDWRRSALAVPIALLLALAAGLVPALRAARTHPAAALRPMVAAAGWVRRPRTLFGLALVNLARTPGRTFLGAGALAIGVAALTLVAAAAWAFRGALVGSLLGDVVSLSVRGADTMAAAATVLLGAAAVADVLYLNIRDRAAELATLRAIGWTDTELGRLVGYEGLALGIAGATTGAAVGLASAGWLIGDLPGALVLVAALAALAGALVSAVAALVPAALLPRLRPARLLAEE, encoded by the coding sequence ATGTTCGGCTTCATCTGGCGACAACTGCGCGGCCGTGCGGGACGGTCGGTGGCACTGCTGGTCGGCGTGCTGGTGGCAACCACCGGCTTCGTCGTCCTGACTGGCGCCACCACCACCTCCCACCTGGACGTCATCGGCACGGTCGAGCGCAACACCCAGGTCGCCTACGAGATCCTGGTCCGCCCCCACGGGACCCGCGCGCCGCTGGAAGCCGAACGCGGCCTGGTCCGCCCCAACTATCTTTCCGGGCTCTTCGGCGGCATCACCACCCAGCAGTACGAGCAGGTGAAGTCGGTCCCCGGCATCGAGGTGGCGGCACCGATCGCGATGCTCGGCTATTCCACCACCCTGCTACCGACACCGATCGACCTCACCGACGCCGTCGACCGCTCGCTGGATAGTCAGGTGATCCGGGTCGACCCGACCTTCCACGCCGAACGGGGTCTCTCCAGCGCGCCGGGCAAGCCCCGGTACGTGTACGTGACCAAGAAGCCGCTGATCTATCCCCGGATCAACGGGGAGTTCGACAGCGATGCCACCCCGTACTCCGATGGACGGTCGTATCCCTGGTCGGACACCTGTGGGCCCGCTATCCGGGAGGTGCAGCCGGACGGGCGCAGCCTTCTCGTCTGTGATCCGCAATTCGCCCTGCTCGGAAACCCGGGCACCTACTCCGAGCGCGACGACTGGTCCCTGGACGCGGTGCAACTGCTGCCCGACGGCCGGTTCCAAGGCCCGCCCCACGTGCTGGCGACCGATCGGGACGGCACGTCGGCACCCGCCGACCACCTGGTGATGGCGTACGACCTGACCGTGCCGTTCCTCCTGGCGGCGGTGGACCCGGCGGCCGAGGAACAACTCGTCGGCCTCAACGGTGCCGTCATCACCGGCCGGGCCCTCCGCCCGGACGACACGGTCACCGTCGAACGGCGCGGCACCGCGGACAACCTGTCGGTGCCGGTCGTCGTCACCAACCGCCCCTTCATCGACGAGTCGCTGTCGGCCACATTCACGCGGCGAGCGATCAGTCCCGCCGGCGTGGAGGCGATCGACCTGGAGAAGACGTTGAGCCGCCCCGGCGGAACGCCGGCCGGGTCCGGCCGGTACGACCTCACCGCTGGGCACCAGGCGATGCTGACCGAGAAGCTCTCCCCCGCCGGGTGCTGTGGCGGTCAACTGCAGACCGTCGTGCAGTCGGCCGAAGTGCAGTACGAGCGCCTGCCCGACGGCAGCCTCCGCGCCCGCCCGCAGCCGCCGGTGAACCCCAAGGTGTACGGCGACAAGGAAACGTTCAACCCACTGCCCCGACCGTGGCTCGCCGACGACAGTGGTTCGCGATCGGTACGGGCGCTGCCACTACCCACCGGCGCAAACGCCGCCAATCGCTTCTGGCAGGCCACCGGCGTCTTCGACCCGAGCCGCCTGACCGGGTTCAGCGACCTCGGCCAGGTGCCGTTGGAGACCTACCAGGCGCCGCTGGCGCAGGGTGCCGACGACCGCAGCCGAGCAGCCCTGGGCGGCCAGCCACTGGCACCGAGCGGCAACCCCGCCGGCTACCTCTCCGCCCCACCGCTGCTGCTCACCAACCTCGGCAGCCTGCCGAAACTCCTGGAGGGTGGCGGGCCACAGGCCGAGGCCCCGATCAGCGCGATCCGGGTACGGGTGGCCGACGTGGGCGGCTACAGCGAGCGGTCGGCCGAGCGGGTCCGGCTGGTCGCCGAGCAGATCGCGGCGCGCACCGGGCTGGACGTCGACATCACCCTCGGCTCGTCGGCCGCACCGCAGACCGTGGAGCTGCCCGCCGGCTCGTTCGGTCGGCCGATGCTGCGGCTGACCGAGAACTGGTCGGCACTCGGCGTGGCCTCGATCATCACCCAGGCGGTGGACCGCAAGAGCCTGGTGCTCTTCGTGCTGGTGCTGGTGGTCTGCGTGCTCTTCCTCGGCAACGCGGTCAGCGCCGCCGTCCGGGACCGGCGCTCCGAGTTGGCGGTGCTCTCCTGTCTCGGCTGGCCGGTCCGGCGCATCGCGGCGCTGATCCTGGGCGAGGTCGCCCTGCTCGGGCTCGTCGCCGGTCTGCTCTCGCTGATCCTCGCGGTGCCGCTCGGGATCGCCCTCGGCATCGACGTCGACTGGCGGCGGTCGGCCCTGGCCGTACCCATCGCCTTGTTGCTCGCGCTCGCCGCGGGCCTGGTGCCGGCGCTGCGGGCGGCGCGCACCCACCCGGCCGCCGCCCTCCGCCCGATGGTGGCTGCCGCCGGCTGGGTACGCCGACCGCGCACCCTGTTCGGGCTGGCCCTGGTCAACCTTGCCCGGACGCCCGGTCGCACGTTCCTCGGCGCCGGTGCGCTGGCGATCGGGGTGGCCGCGCTGACGCTGGTCGCCGCCGCCGCGTGGGCCTTTCGGGGCGCGCTCGTCGGCAGCCTGCTCGGTGACGTGGTGTCGCTCAGCGTGCGCGGCGCGGACACGATGGCCGCCGCCGCCACGGTGCTGCTCGGTGCCGCGGCGGTCGCGGACGTGCTCTACCTGAACATCCGCGACCGAGCCGCCGAGCTAGCCACCCTGCGGGCGATCGGCTGGACCGACACCGAGCTGGGCCGGTTGGTCGGCTACGAAGGGCTGGCGCTGGGGATCGCGGGGGCGACGACCGGAGCGGCCGTCGGCCTGGCCAGCGCGGGCTGGTTGATCGGCGATCTGCCCGGCGCGCTGGTCCTGGTGGCCGCGCTGGCGGCGTTGGCAGGCGCGCTGGTCAGCGCCGTGGCCGCGCTGGTGCCGGCCGCTCTGTTGCCACGCCTACGGCCCGCCCGACTTCTGGCAGAGGAGTAG
- a CDS encoding ABC transporter ATP-binding protein, producing the protein MSEQIGSAVSVDHLVRRFGTGPDRLTAVDEVSLTIPAGSVVALTGPSGSGKSTLLHLIGAIEQPDEGTVTVDGVVVSGLRRAALARFRQGVGFVFQRYHLLPALTVLDNVIAPVLPRRGRADHASRARELLDAVGLAGRERALPAQLSGGQQQRVAIARALMGAPGLLLADEPTGNLDSTTGGQILDLLLDLRDRHGMTILLATHEQAIAARCDRLVRLTDGRVTEDLDLTDGEDPADTYERAARLRL; encoded by the coding sequence ATGAGCGAGCAGATCGGCAGCGCCGTCTCGGTCGACCACCTGGTACGACGATTCGGCACCGGCCCGGACCGGTTGACGGCGGTCGACGAGGTGTCCCTGACCATCCCGGCCGGTTCGGTGGTGGCGCTGACCGGGCCGAGCGGGTCGGGGAAGTCGACGCTGCTGCACCTGATCGGTGCGATCGAGCAGCCCGACGAGGGCACCGTCACCGTCGACGGCGTGGTCGTCAGCGGCCTGCGCCGTGCCGCGCTGGCCCGCTTCCGGCAAGGCGTCGGTTTCGTGTTCCAGCGTTACCACCTGCTGCCCGCGCTCACCGTGCTGGACAACGTGATCGCGCCGGTCCTCCCTCGCCGGGGCCGGGCCGACCACGCGTCGCGAGCCCGGGAGTTGCTCGACGCGGTCGGCCTGGCCGGGCGGGAGCGGGCCCTGCCCGCGCAGCTCTCCGGCGGCCAGCAGCAGCGGGTCGCCATCGCCCGCGCGCTGATGGGCGCACCGGGCCTGCTGCTGGCCGACGAGCCCACCGGCAACCTCGACTCCACCACCGGCGGGCAGATCCTCGACCTGCTGCTCGACCTTCGTGACCGGCACGGCATGACCATCCTGCTCGCGACACACGAGCAGGCCATCGCCGCCCGCTGCGACCGGCTGGTCCGACTGACCGACGGACGCGTCACCGAGGACCTCGACCTCACCGACGGCGAGGACCCGGCCGACACGTACGAGCGGGCGGCCCGACTGCGGCTGTAG
- the glmM gene encoding phosphoglucosamine mutase produces MGRLFGTDGVRGRANADLTPELALALAVAAAHTLAETDRSHPPLAVVGRDTRASGEMLEAAVVAGLTSAGANVVRVGVLPTPAVAFLTAEAKADLGVVLSASHNPMPDNGIKLFAAGGHKLPDEIEMQIEAAVETNATTAWDRPTGAGIGRVHDLLDGADHYVQHLVGAVPHRLEGIKVVVDCANGAAAEVAPVAYREAGAEVIAIHAEPNGLNINDDCGSNHIEGLREAVVEHGAHLGIAHDGDADRIVAVTADGDEVDGDQVMAILALAMRDAGTLTQDTLVATVMSNLGLRLAMSAQGIRLIETKVGDRYVLEALRASGLALGGEQSGHIVMPAHATTGDGVLTGLHLMARMAATGKSLAELASVVTKLPQVLINVPVGDRTVGAAAPAVRAEVERAEAELGETGRVLLRPSGTEPLVRVMVEAATEATAREVAERIAELVRTASPVA; encoded by the coding sequence ATGGGTCGGTTGTTCGGCACGGACGGCGTACGCGGGCGGGCAAACGCGGATCTCACGCCTGAGTTGGCGCTGGCGCTCGCGGTGGCCGCTGCGCACACACTCGCTGAGACGGACCGCAGCCATCCGCCGCTGGCCGTCGTGGGTCGCGACACCCGGGCCAGTGGCGAGATGCTGGAGGCCGCCGTGGTCGCCGGGCTGACCAGCGCCGGCGCCAACGTGGTACGGGTCGGCGTGCTGCCCACCCCGGCGGTGGCGTTCCTCACGGCCGAGGCCAAGGCAGACCTCGGCGTGGTGCTCTCCGCATCGCACAACCCCATGCCGGACAACGGCATCAAGCTCTTCGCCGCCGGCGGACACAAGCTGCCCGACGAGATCGAGATGCAGATCGAGGCGGCCGTGGAGACGAACGCCACCACCGCCTGGGATCGGCCGACCGGCGCCGGCATCGGTCGTGTGCACGACCTGCTCGACGGCGCGGACCACTACGTCCAGCACCTCGTCGGCGCCGTGCCGCACCGGCTGGAGGGGATCAAGGTCGTGGTCGACTGCGCCAACGGCGCCGCCGCCGAGGTGGCCCCGGTCGCCTACCGGGAAGCTGGCGCGGAGGTCATCGCGATCCACGCCGAGCCCAACGGGCTGAACATCAACGACGACTGTGGCTCCAACCACATCGAGGGGCTGCGCGAGGCCGTGGTCGAGCACGGCGCGCACCTGGGCATCGCCCACGACGGCGACGCCGACCGCATCGTGGCGGTCACCGCCGACGGCGACGAGGTCGACGGCGACCAGGTGATGGCGATCCTCGCGCTGGCCATGCGGGATGCCGGCACGCTCACCCAGGACACGCTTGTCGCGACCGTGATGAGCAACCTCGGCCTGCGGCTGGCCATGTCCGCGCAGGGCATCCGGCTGATCGAGACCAAGGTCGGCGACCGGTACGTCCTGGAGGCTCTGCGTGCCTCCGGGCTGGCGCTCGGCGGTGAGCAGAGCGGCCACATCGTGATGCCCGCGCACGCCACCACCGGCGACGGTGTGCTCACCGGCCTGCACCTGATGGCCCGGATGGCGGCCACCGGCAAGTCTCTCGCCGAGTTGGCCTCGGTCGTCACCAAGCTGCCCCAGGTGCTGATCAACGTGCCGGTCGGCGACCGGACCGTCGGCGCCGCCGCACCGGCCGTCCGCGCCGAGGTCGAACGGGCCGAGGCGGAACTGGGCGAGACCGGCCGGGTGCTGCTGCGCCCGTCGGGCACCGAGCCGCTGGTCCGGGTGATGGTCGAGGCGGCCACCGAGGCGACCGCCCGTGAGGTCGCCGAGCGGATCGCCGAGCTGGTCCGCACCGCGAGCCCGGTCGCCTGA
- the rpsI gene encoding 30S ribosomal protein S9, translating into MTDITTETEVAPEVPEATEAPAPVARAPRGDRPIQTVGRRKEAIVRVRIVPGTGKITCNGQDLEAYFPSKVHQQLIKDPLVTAEKPEQFDIIANLRGGGTTGQAGALRLGIARALIINDPDDRPALKKAGFLTRDARVKESKKYGLKKARKAPQYSKR; encoded by the coding sequence ATGACCGACATCACCACCGAGACCGAGGTTGCCCCGGAAGTCCCCGAGGCCACCGAGGCGCCGGCGCCCGTCGCCCGCGCGCCTCGTGGTGACCGGCCGATCCAGACCGTGGGCCGCCGCAAGGAGGCCATCGTCCGGGTCCGTATCGTCCCGGGCACCGGCAAGATCACCTGCAACGGCCAGGACCTCGAGGCGTACTTCCCGAGCAAGGTGCACCAGCAGCTCATCAAGGACCCGCTGGTCACCGCCGAGAAGCCCGAGCAGTTCGACATCATCGCGAACCTGCGTGGCGGCGGCACCACCGGCCAGGCCGGCGCGCTTCGGCTGGGCATCGCCCGCGCGCTGATCATCAACGACCCGGACGACCGCCCGGCCCTGAAGAAGGCCGGCTTCCTCACCCGGGACGCCCGGGTCAAGGAAAGCAAGAAGTACGGCCTCAAGAAGGCCCGTAAGGCTCCCCAGTACTCGAAGCGCTGA
- the rplM gene encoding 50S ribosomal protein L13, giving the protein MRTYSPKPGEIERQWHVIDASDVVLGRLATHAATLLRGKHKPTFAPHVDTGDFVVIVNAGKVALTGNKRQTKVAYRHSGYPGGLKQIGYDELLTKRPERAIELAVKGMLPHNKLGRQLIKKLKVYAGAEHPHLAQQPVPFEIKQIAQ; this is encoded by the coding sequence GTGCGTACGTACAGCCCGAAGCCGGGTGAGATCGAGCGTCAGTGGCACGTCATCGACGCCTCTGATGTCGTGCTGGGCCGCCTGGCCACCCACGCCGCCACGTTGCTGCGTGGTAAGCACAAGCCGACTTTCGCGCCGCACGTTGACACGGGCGACTTTGTCGTCATCGTGAACGCGGGCAAGGTTGCGTTGACCGGCAACAAGCGCCAGACCAAGGTTGCTTACCGCCACTCCGGTTACCCGGGTGGTCTGAAGCAGATCGGCTACGACGAGCTGCTGACCAAGCGGCCCGAGCGCGCCATCGAGCTGGCTGTGAAGGGGATGCTCCCGCACAACAAGCTCGGCCGTCAGCTGATCAAGAAGCTGAAGGTTTACGCCGGTGCCGAGCACCCGCACCTCGCGCAGCAGCCGGTGCCGTTCGAGATCAAGCAGATCGCGCAGTGA
- a CDS encoding MFS transporter: MSTLTSTAVTAAPSVATGRGRQLDDWRPEDPDFWQATGAPIARRNLWVSIFAEHVGFSVWSLWSVTVLFLGPAYGIDPAGKFLLTAVPAALGAVLRLPYTLAVARFGGRRWTIISALLLLVPTVPMTVLLEPGVSYTTLMVLACITGVGGGNFASSMANINLFYPARLKGRALGLNAGGGNLGVPAVQLVGLAVLATAGAAYPRLVPAVYLPLIVLAALAAARWLDTVPGARNEPGALREAARDPHTWVMSVLYIGTFGSFIGFGFAFGQVLQLQFAERFPTPVDAAWLTFLGPLVGSLIRPLGGHLADRLGGARVTFWNFVAMAAGAGAVLYAARERSFGLYLAGFLALFVFSGIGNGSTYKMIPAIFRARAADAVAAGLRDPEAAARWARRMTGALIGIAGAIGASGGVLVNIAFRQSFLGSGNADAAYLAFIGWYALCFAVTWVVYRRPGANRLVGV; the protein is encoded by the coding sequence GTGAGCACGCTCACCAGCACCGCAGTCACCGCCGCGCCGTCGGTCGCCACCGGGCGTGGGCGTCAGCTCGACGACTGGCGTCCCGAGGACCCCGACTTCTGGCAGGCGACGGGCGCGCCGATCGCCCGGCGCAACCTCTGGGTCTCGATCTTCGCGGAGCACGTCGGCTTCTCGGTGTGGAGCCTCTGGTCGGTCACCGTGCTCTTCCTCGGCCCCGCGTACGGCATCGACCCGGCCGGGAAGTTCCTGCTCACCGCCGTGCCGGCGGCATTGGGCGCGGTGTTGAGGCTGCCGTACACGCTGGCGGTGGCCCGCTTCGGCGGGCGGCGCTGGACGATCATCAGCGCACTGCTGCTGCTGGTGCCCACGGTGCCGATGACGGTGCTGCTGGAGCCCGGGGTGTCCTACACCACCCTGATGGTGCTCGCCTGCATCACCGGGGTCGGTGGCGGCAACTTCGCCTCCTCGATGGCGAACATCAACCTGTTCTATCCGGCTCGGCTCAAGGGCCGGGCCCTCGGGCTCAACGCCGGCGGCGGCAACCTGGGCGTACCCGCGGTGCAGTTGGTCGGGCTGGCGGTCCTCGCCACCGCCGGTGCCGCGTACCCCCGGCTGGTGCCGGCGGTCTACCTGCCGCTGATCGTGCTGGCCGCGCTGGCCGCGGCCCGCTGGTTGGACACCGTGCCCGGGGCGCGCAATGAGCCGGGCGCGTTGCGTGAGGCGGCCCGTGACCCCCACACCTGGGTCATGTCGGTGCTCTACATCGGCACCTTCGGCTCGTTCATCGGGTTCGGTTTCGCCTTCGGCCAGGTGCTCCAGCTCCAGTTCGCCGAGCGGTTCCCCACTCCGGTCGACGCCGCCTGGTTGACCTTCCTCGGCCCGCTGGTCGGCTCGTTGATCCGGCCGCTGGGCGGTCACCTGGCCGACCGGTTGGGCGGGGCCCGGGTGACCTTCTGGAACTTCGTGGCGATGGCGGCCGGCGCGGGCGCCGTGCTGTACGCGGCCCGGGAGCGTTCGTTCGGGCTCTACCTGGCGGGGTTCCTCGCCCTCTTCGTCTTCTCCGGCATCGGCAACGGCTCCACGTACAAGATGATCCCGGCGATCTTCCGGGCCCGAGCGGCCGACGCGGTGGCCGCGGGCCTGCGCGACCCGGAGGCGGCCGCGCGCTGGGCCCGGCGGATGACCGGGGCGTTGATCGGCATCGCGGGTGCGATCGGGGCCTCCGGCGGGGTGCTGGTCAACATCGCGTTCCGCCAGTCGTTCCTCGGCTCCGGCAACGCCGACGCCGCCTACCTGGCCTTCATCGGCTGGTACGCGTTGTGTTTCGCGGTCACCTGGGTCGTCTACCGCCGTCCGGGGGCAAATCGCCTCGTCGGCGTGTGA
- a CDS encoding DUF6364 family protein — MVIPLGSLIRMTAKVTLSFTDETIEEARRFAKREGLSLSAWMDQAAREKALREVFTAHAAAVGRAGLDLESAALADAREVGMVNDLLSGGRPRAA, encoded by the coding sequence ATGGTCATACCGCTGGGTAGTCTCATCCGCATGACTGCCAAGGTGACTCTGTCGTTCACGGACGAGACGATCGAGGAGGCCCGGCGGTTCGCCAAGCGCGAAGGGCTGTCGCTCTCCGCATGGATGGACCAGGCCGCCCGGGAGAAAGCGCTGCGCGAGGTCTTCACCGCGCACGCCGCCGCCGTGGGCCGCGCCGGTCTGGACCTGGAGTCCGCGGCTCTCGCCGACGCCCGCGAGGTGGGCATGGTCAACGACCTGCTCTCCGGCGGACGACCGCGTGCTGCGTAG
- a CDS encoding class I SAM-dependent methyltransferase — translation MSVVDVFDAVAGTYDQSRRRLVPCFDAFYGTAVQVAAPALRAALAAGRTPEVLDLGAGTGLLSLLLAAAVPGVRLTLVDGASAMLARAAGQLDARSVPHRVVRADLSDELPPGRYDAVVSALAIHHLDDDGKRALYRRAAAALAPGGVFVNAEQVAGPSAELDRRYDEVWLERITELGASPEEIAASRERMRHDRPATVTDQCRWLAEAGLVDVDCYFKEWRFAVFGGRAR, via the coding sequence ATGAGTGTGGTGGACGTCTTCGACGCGGTTGCCGGCACCTACGACCAGTCCCGGCGGCGACTGGTGCCCTGCTTCGACGCCTTCTACGGCACCGCCGTCCAGGTGGCCGCGCCAGCGCTGCGGGCGGCGCTCGCCGCCGGACGTACACCGGAGGTTCTGGACCTGGGCGCTGGCACCGGCCTGCTCTCGCTGCTGCTGGCCGCGGCGGTGCCCGGTGTCCGGCTGACCCTGGTGGACGGGGCGTCGGCGATGCTCGCCCGGGCCGCCGGCCAGTTGGACGCCCGGTCCGTGCCGCACCGGGTGGTCCGGGCCGACCTGTCCGACGAGCTGCCGCCGGGCCGGTACGACGCGGTGGTCAGCGCGTTGGCGATCCACCACCTGGACGACGACGGCAAGCGGGCGCTCTACCGACGGGCCGCCGCCGCGCTGGCACCCGGCGGGGTGTTCGTCAACGCCGAGCAGGTCGCCGGCCCGAGCGCGGAGTTGGACCGGCGCTACGACGAGGTGTGGCTGGAGCGGATCACCGAGCTGGGCGCGTCCCCCGAGGAGATCGCCGCTTCCCGGGAGCGGATGCGACACGACCGCCCGGCGACCGTCACCGACCAGTGCCGGTGGCTCGCCGAGGCCGGCCTGGTCGACGTCGACTGCTACTTCAAGGAGTGGCGCTTCGCGGTGTTCGGCGGCCGGGCCAGGTGA
- a CDS encoding DUF397 domain-containing protein, giving the protein MTGAQWRKSTKSGNNGGSCVEVADNLPGVVLVRDTKDRDGGTLTFGPAAWASFVDLAKAIGPVG; this is encoded by the coding sequence ATGACCGGCGCGCAGTGGCGTAAGAGCACGAAGAGCGGAAACAACGGGGGCTCGTGCGTCGAGGTCGCCGACAACCTCCCCGGCGTCGTCCTCGTCCGCGACACCAAGGACCGCGACGGCGGAACGCTGACCTTCGGACCGGCGGCATGGGCCAGCTTCGTCGACCTGGCGAAGGCGATCGGCCCCGTCGGCTGA